A single region of the Candidatus Parcubacteria bacterium genome encodes:
- a CDS encoding cytidylate kinase family protein — MNPNKRIITIAGLAGVGKSALCKAIQNELGWKKYSAGDLLRQMAEERGMTINEIDEAARHDPQFDRALDERTEKLGQTEQDFVIDGRLAWKFIPHSLKVNMTCDEEVRLTRVAHREGISIETARERTRHREETITDRYKKYYDIDNFLDPKNFDLVLDTTSMTIEEELRLVLEKIQK, encoded by the coding sequence ATGAACCCGAATAAGCGAATCATCACCATCGCCGGGCTCGCGGGCGTCGGCAAAAGCGCCCTCTGTAAAGCGATCCAGAACGAGCTCGGCTGGAAGAAATATTCTGCAGGGGACTTGCTCCGTCAGATGGCCGAAGAACGTGGTATGACTATAAATGAGATCGATGAGGCTGCCAGACATGACCCTCAATTCGACCGGGCACTCGACGAACGTACTGAGAAGCTAGGTCAGACCGAACAAGACTTCGTGATTGATGGCCGCTTGGCTTGGAAATTTATCCCGCACTCACTCAAGGTCAATATGACCTGTGACGAAGAGGTTCGTCTGACCCGCGTGGCGCATCGTGAAGGCATTTCCATAGAAACAGCTCGTGAGCGCACCAGACACCGCGAAGAGACTATCACTGACCGCTATAAAAAATACTACGACATCGATAACTTCCTTGATCCTAAGAACTTTGATCTGGTGCTGGATACAACTTCGATGACGATTGAGGAGGAATTGCGGCTTGTTTTAGAAAAAATTCAAAAATAA
- a CDS encoding HD domain-containing protein, which produces MNPPGTKNLLPDALDFLALLSDFRLVQRTLLCRGSDIEENDVEHSYQLAMLAWYLIGKAKLDLDIGKTIRFALVHDFPEVYAGDTPVFGPNAGTVATKHVRESEALERLEKEWGSRFPEFISAIKEYESKESEEAKFIYALDKIIAPMNVYLDGGRNWKRLEVTLDMTLENKRPKVKGHAVAADFFEELAERLTKDKHLFYEPE; this is translated from the coding sequence ATGAACCCCCCAGGCACCAAGAACCTTCTCCCCGATGCCCTGGACTTCCTCGCGCTCCTCAGCGACTTCCGCTTAGTCCAGCGTACACTCCTCTGCCGCGGGTCTGATATAGAAGAGAATGATGTAGAGCATTCCTACCAGCTCGCCATGCTGGCCTGGTACCTTATCGGCAAGGCCAAGCTCGATCTCGATATAGGCAAGACCATACGCTTCGCTCTAGTACACGATTTCCCTGAAGTGTATGCCGGAGACACTCCCGTCTTCGGTCCGAACGCAGGTACGGTAGCGACCAAGCATGTGCGGGAATCCGAAGCACTGGAGAGATTGGAAAAGGAATGGGGGAGCCGCTTCCCGGAATTCATCTCTGCAATCAAGGAGTACGAGAGTAAGGAAAGCGAGGAAGCTAAGTTCATCTACGCCCTCGACAAGATCATCGCTCCCATGAACGTCTACCTCGACGGCGGGCGCAACTGGAAACGCCTCGAGGTCACTCTCGATATGACCCTCGAGAACAAGCGTCCCAAGGTCAAAGGGCACGCCGTAGCGGCTGATTTCTTCGAGGAACTAGCTGAGCGTCTGACTAAGGATAAGCATCTGTTTTATGAACCCGAATAA
- a CDS encoding peptidoglycan DD-metalloendopeptidase family protein, translating to MLRSYPNFFAYAALIALFVLAPFYAQAQDAATLRAQIEARNREIADLEKEIAAFQTQIDATQKNAKTLQNAIKSLDLTRQKLAADISVTQKKINATTLTILSLGDQIVDKETSIGTQRSGLGEALRNLYEHDQVSTAAALLSYESLGDFWNDQENILTVNEEMKRHVNDLTELRDTLAESKRSTEAEKKKLTDYQRQLQDQKALAEANKREKDKLLAETKNSEAAYKKLLAEKTARRDAFLQEIASYEAQLKFVIDPASVPKAGKGILGWPLSKVVITQYFGNTEFAMSGAYSGKGHNGIDLGASVGTKLFSAGAGIVKATGNTDSKPGCYSYGKWVLIEHTNGLSTLYAHLSLVNVSAGQTAARGSLIGYTGATGYATGPHLHFSVLASQGVRVVTYNPSGASNCRGVQMPVADLKAYMNPMSYL from the coding sequence ATGCTCCGTTCCTATCCCAATTTTTTCGCATATGCAGCGTTAATTGCCCTTTTCGTATTGGCGCCGTTTTACGCGCAGGCCCAGGACGCGGCGACACTCAGAGCACAGATAGAAGCGAGGAATCGTGAAATCGCCGATCTTGAAAAAGAGATTGCCGCGTTCCAGACGCAGATAGACGCTACCCAGAAGAACGCCAAGACTCTCCAGAACGCCATCAAGTCACTCGACCTCACCCGCCAGAAGCTCGCGGCGGATATCTCCGTGACTCAGAAGAAAATCAATGCGACCACTCTTACCATCCTCTCGCTCGGCGATCAGATCGTAGACAAGGAGACGAGTATCGGGACACAGCGCTCCGGCCTCGGGGAAGCCCTGCGCAACCTCTACGAGCACGACCAGGTCTCTACCGCAGCCGCCCTCCTCTCGTATGAGAGCCTCGGAGATTTCTGGAATGACCAGGAGAACATCCTGACGGTGAATGAGGAGATGAAGCGGCACGTAAACGACCTCACCGAGCTGCGTGATACCCTGGCCGAGAGCAAGCGCTCCACCGAAGCTGAGAAGAAGAAACTCACCGATTACCAGCGCCAGCTCCAGGATCAGAAAGCGCTCGCGGAAGCCAACAAACGCGAGAAGGACAAGCTTCTTGCAGAGACCAAGAACAGCGAGGCTGCGTACAAGAAGCTTCTCGCGGAGAAAACTGCTCGTCGCGACGCTTTCTTGCAGGAAATCGCAAGCTACGAAGCCCAGCTTAAATTCGTCATCGATCCGGCGAGCGTTCCTAAGGCAGGCAAGGGCATCCTCGGCTGGCCGCTCTCGAAGGTGGTCATCACTCAATACTTCGGCAATACTGAATTCGCCATGTCTGGCGCCTACAGCGGCAAAGGTCACAATGGCATCGACTTGGGCGCATCCGTCGGCACCAAGCTCTTCTCCGCAGGAGCGGGCATCGTGAAGGCGACAGGGAACACGGACAGCAAGCCGGGTTGCTACTCCTACGGCAAGTGGGTCCTCATCGAGCATACCAACGGCCTCTCCACGCTTTATGCTCATCTTTCTCTCGTGAACGTCTCGGCAGGGCAGACAGCAGCCCGTGGCTCCCTCATCGGCTATACGGGCGCTACCGGCTACGCTACTGGTCCCCACCTCCACTTCTCGGTCCTCGCAAGCCAGGGCGTGCGTGTGGTCACTTACAACCCCTCAGGGGCCTCCAATTGCCGCGGCGTGCAGATGCCGGTGGCCGACCTCAAGGCCTATATGAATCCGATGTCATATTTGTAG
- the gltX gene encoding glutamate--tRNA ligase has protein sequence MASSIITRFPPSPTGPLHIGNVRTALFNYLFARKHGGEIILRFEDTDRKRSKPEYEDHAYESLEWLGLKFDHIYRQSERTLIYRKYLEKMIEEGSAYVSKEADLEYETGGGEDQDEESSEREHRDEVIRLKNPNKKVVFNDLVRGEIEVDTTELGDFVIAKSLEEPLYHFAVVIDDSVMGITHVIRGEDGIYNTPRQILIQEAIGAERPIYCHIPFVFGPDKKKFSKRHGAISALDYRDEGILPEALLNYLALLGWNPGTTQEIFTPQELIEQFDLEKVQKAGAVFDPEKLRWINQEHIKRMDDTTFKKHAYAVLASRIAANPHWNEARFDKLVPELRNRIALFKDLDAMWEGGEFDYLFALPSYEPKLLIPTPKEGKSLTPKKVAKHLEWVLGALEKLEEGSFTKEGVKEAIWAYAEKEGRGNVLWPLRTALSGRERSPDPMTLCDILGKTEVLRRLQEAVALLKSA, from the coding sequence ATGGCTTCTTCAATCATTACTCGCTTTCCGCCTTCTCCCACGGGACCTTTGCATATTGGGAACGTGCGTACGGCGCTTTTCAACTACCTCTTCGCCCGCAAGCATGGCGGCGAGATCATCCTCCGCTTCGAGGATACCGATCGCAAGCGCTCCAAGCCCGAGTACGAGGATCATGCATATGAATCGCTGGAGTGGCTCGGCCTCAAGTTCGACCATATCTACCGACAGTCGGAGCGCACGCTCATTTACCGTAAATATCTGGAGAAGATGATAGAAGAGGGGAGTGCATACGTCTCCAAAGAAGCGGACCTAGAATATGAGACCGGCGGCGGGGAAGACCAGGATGAAGAAAGTTCGGAACGCGAGCATCGCGACGAGGTCATCCGCCTCAAGAATCCGAACAAGAAGGTTGTCTTCAATGATTTAGTCCGCGGAGAGATTGAGGTGGACACCACCGAGCTCGGCGATTTCGTGATCGCCAAATCTCTGGAAGAGCCGCTCTACCACTTCGCCGTGGTCATCGATGATTCCGTGATGGGCATCACCCACGTCATCCGTGGTGAAGACGGTATCTACAATACGCCGCGTCAGATCCTCATCCAGGAAGCTATTGGTGCAGAGCGCCCCATCTACTGCCACATCCCGTTCGTGTTCGGTCCAGACAAGAAGAAGTTCTCCAAGCGCCATGGCGCCATCAGCGCGCTCGACTATCGCGACGAAGGTATCCTTCCGGAAGCGCTCCTCAACTACCTAGCTCTCCTCGGCTGGAATCCAGGCACGACCCAGGAGATCTTCACTCCGCAGGAATTGATCGAGCAGTTCGACCTAGAGAAGGTTCAGAAAGCAGGGGCAGTCTTCGATCCGGAGAAGCTCCGCTGGATCAACCAGGAGCACATCAAGCGGATGGATGATACCACCTTCAAGAAGCACGCCTATGCCGTCCTCGCTTCCCGCATCGCCGCAAACCCTCATTGGAATGAGGCGCGCTTCGATAAACTGGTTCCTGAACTCAGAAATCGTATCGCGCTCTTCAAGGATTTGGATGCCATGTGGGAGGGAGGCGAATTCGACTACCTCTTTGCCCTCCCCAGCTACGAACCCAAGCTCCTTATCCCCACCCCCAAGGAAGGGAAGTCCCTGACCCCCAAGAAGGTCGCCAAACACCTGGAATGGGTCCTAGGAGCCCTGGAGAAGCTCGAGGAAGGCTCATTCACCAAGGAAGGCGTCAAAGAGGCCATCTGGGCCTATGCGGAGAAAGAGGGGAGAGGGAACGTGCTCTGGCCCCTCCGCACCGCCCTCTCCGGCCGCGAGCGCTCCCCCGACCCCATGACCCTCTGTGATATCCTGGGAAAGACGGAGGTGCTTCGTCGTCTCCAGGAAGCCGTAGCGCTCTTAAAGAGCGCATAA
- a CDS encoding UDP-N-acetylglucosamine--N-acetylmuramyl-(pentapeptide) pyrophosphoryl-undecaprenol N-acetylglucosamine transferase, translated as MKILFTGSGAGGHFYPIIAIAEALNRIVAAEKLLPPKLYYMAPEPGDQRVLFEQGITYLPASAGRVRRYFSVMNAFDLVKTSLGVLKAVLRLFSLYPDVVFGKGAYGSFPALFAARILGIPVVIHESDSEPGRVNRWAGKFAKRVAISYPDAARFFDKEKVALTGNPIRKDIATPAYEGGREFLKLEEGTPVLLILGGSSGSQAINEAVLDALPRLLNKYQVIHQVGEKNFEEVGQIAAGSLHDHPHKDRYRPYAFLNVLALRMAAGVCSLVISRAGSTLFEIAAWGKPSIVIPIPESISHDQTKNAFSYGRSGAATIIEQRNLTPVILESEIERILGDAPKAAAMSAAASKFAKKDAAETIAREILNIALAHER; from the coding sequence ATGAAGATACTATTCACGGGTAGTGGCGCCGGCGGCCATTTCTACCCCATAATCGCCATCGCGGAGGCGCTTAACCGCATCGTGGCTGCGGAGAAGCTCCTGCCGCCCAAGCTCTACTACATGGCTCCCGAACCGGGAGACCAACGGGTCCTCTTTGAGCAGGGCATCACGTATCTCCCCGCAAGCGCCGGACGCGTACGCCGTTACTTCTCAGTGATGAACGCCTTCGACTTGGTAAAGACCTCTCTCGGCGTCCTCAAGGCTGTCCTGAGGCTCTTCTCGCTCTATCCCGACGTTGTCTTCGGCAAAGGGGCCTACGGAAGTTTCCCGGCGCTCTTTGCAGCAAGGATCCTCGGCATCCCCGTGGTCATCCACGAATCCGATTCCGAGCCAGGCAGGGTGAACCGTTGGGCGGGGAAGTTCGCCAAGCGCGTAGCCATCTCATATCCAGATGCCGCACGATTCTTCGACAAAGAAAAAGTAGCGCTCACCGGGAACCCCATCCGCAAAGATATCGCTACCCCTGCATACGAGGGAGGCCGGGAATTCCTCAAGCTCGAAGAGGGCACGCCGGTCCTCCTCATCCTCGGCGGCTCTTCAGGTTCTCAAGCCATCAACGAAGCAGTCCTCGACGCGCTCCCGAGGCTCCTCAACAAATACCAGGTCATCCACCAAGTAGGAGAGAAGAATTTCGAAGAGGTCGGCCAGATCGCTGCAGGATCGCTCCACGATCATCCTCACAAGGATCGTTATCGTCCCTACGCCTTCCTCAACGTGTTAGCGCTCCGCATGGCCGCAGGAGTCTGCTCTCTGGTGATCTCCAGGGCTGGCTCCACGCTCTTTGAGATCGCCGCCTGGGGCAAGCCGTCCATAGTGATCCCCATACCTGAATCCATCAGCCACGATCAGACCAAGAACGCCTTCTCCTACGGACGCTCGGGAGCGGCTACCATCATCGAACAGCGCAACCTCACTCCGGTGATACTCGAGTCCGAGATCGAGCGCATCCTGGGGGATGCGCCGAAGGCTGCGGCCATGAGCGCAGCCGCATCGAAATTCGCCAAGAAAGACGCTGCCGAAACCATCGCCCGCGAGATCCTGAACATCGCCCTCGCGCACGAGCGCTAA
- a CDS encoding putative lipid II flippase FtsW, translated as MSTRPHSIDKLFMITVFLLIAVGFFIFTSASLGLLAREGAHFGAVALKQFVFGLCLGGVALIAASTVSYQIWRKYSFYIFVFAILLTLLVFIPGVGFAHGGARRWIALAGFSFQPSELLKIAYVFYLATWLTVAKDRVSEWKYGLIPFSLLTGIVGMILLAQPDTDTFLIAVAAGLAMFVVAGAKIRDLAILGGVGLVGLTGLVFMRPYLMSRIMTFLSPGETDPLGAGYQITQSLIAIGSGGIFGRGFGQSLQKFEFLPEPIGDSIFAVAGEEFGFVGASLLIFLFIFFALRGFRIAARAPDSFGGLVAVGIVILITCQSFLNIGSMLALVPLSGTPLVFVSQGGTALLLALFQAGILFNISKYQRV; from the coding sequence ATGAGTACGCGCCCTCACTCCATAGACAAGCTCTTCATGATCACCGTGTTCCTGCTGATCGCGGTGGGCTTTTTCATTTTCACCTCCGCCTCGCTCGGCCTCTTGGCGCGCGAAGGCGCGCATTTCGGAGCAGTAGCGCTGAAGCAGTTCGTCTTCGGGCTCTGCCTCGGGGGAGTAGCCCTCATCGCCGCGAGCACAGTGAGCTATCAGATCTGGCGCAAATATTCTTTCTATATCTTCGTCTTCGCCATCCTCCTCACGCTCCTCGTATTCATACCCGGAGTAGGCTTCGCCCACGGAGGAGCGCGGCGCTGGATAGCGCTTGCAGGGTTTTCCTTCCAGCCATCCGAGCTTCTTAAGATTGCGTATGTCTTCTACCTGGCTACTTGGCTTACCGTGGCCAAGGACCGGGTGAGTGAATGGAAGTACGGTCTCATCCCATTCTCTTTGCTTACCGGTATCGTGGGCATGATTCTCTTGGCGCAGCCGGATACCGACACCTTCCTCATCGCGGTCGCCGCAGGGCTCGCCATGTTCGTCGTGGCGGGAGCAAAGATCAGGGACCTGGCCATCCTGGGAGGCGTAGGTCTGGTAGGCCTCACCGGACTCGTATTCATGCGGCCCTACCTCATGTCCCGCATCATGACCTTCCTCTCGCCAGGGGAGACTGATCCATTGGGAGCGGGATACCAGATCACCCAGTCGCTCATCGCCATAGGTTCAGGAGGAATCTTCGGCCGAGGCTTCGGTCAGAGCCTCCAGAAATTTGAATTCCTACCGGAGCCCATAGGAGACTCGATCTTTGCGGTGGCCGGGGAGGAATTCGGCTTCGTAGGAGCCTCCCTGCTCATCTTTTTGTTCATATTCTTCGCTCTCCGGGGCTTCCGGATCGCCGCCCGGGCCCCTGACTCCTTCGGTGGACTGGTAGCCGTCGGAATTGTTATACTTATCACCTGCCAGTCCTTCCTGAATATAGGCTCCATGTTGGCCCTTGTACCGCTCTCTGGCACCCCCCTTGTCTTCGTAAGCCAGGGTGGAACAGCCCTTCTCCTAGCCCTCTTCCAAGCAGGTATCCTGTTTAACATCTCCAAGTATCAGCGCGTATGA
- a CDS encoding SMC-Scp complex subunit ScpB: MNTANTIEAVLFFYGEPLSVKKLASLLDKSEEEIKEALGGLKASLQGRGLTLLEKDEEIALGTVPEASSVIEKLVKEEFHRDIGKAGLEALSLVIYYGPISRADIDYVRGVSSHFILRNLLLRGLVEKIENPEDKRSFLYRPTFDLLGHLGVSSVEELPEYAEVRAEIAAKMEALKTTPTENNAERE, translated from the coding sequence ATGAACACTGCGAACACAATAGAAGCCGTGCTATTCTTCTACGGCGAGCCTCTTTCCGTAAAGAAACTCGCGTCTTTGCTTGATAAGAGCGAGGAGGAGATCAAAGAAGCTCTAGGCGGACTGAAAGCTTCGCTTCAAGGAAGGGGATTGACCCTACTTGAGAAGGACGAGGAGATAGCTCTCGGCACTGTGCCGGAAGCGTCGAGCGTCATCGAGAAGCTCGTCAAAGAGGAATTCCACCGCGACATCGGCAAGGCAGGACTCGAAGCGCTCTCGCTTGTCATCTACTACGGACCAATCAGCCGCGCGGATATCGATTACGTCCGCGGCGTAAGCTCCCATTTCATCCTGCGCAATCTCCTGCTTCGCGGATTAGTGGAGAAGATAGAGAACCCCGAGGACAAGCGCAGCTTCCTCTACCGTCCGACCTTCGACCTTCTTGGACACTTAGGCGTCAGCTCAGTCGAAGAGCTCCCTGAGTACGCGGAGGTCCGCGCCGAAATCGCCGCCAAGATGGAAGCGCTCAAAACGACACCGACTGAGAATAATGCCGAACGAGAATAA
- a CDS encoding segregation/condensation protein A, with protein MNAFLVKQDSFEGPLEMLLDLIEKRKLHVSDVSLAQVADDYVAYVRKLEHFPIEHTAHFILTAATLLLIKSKALLPSLSLTTEEEADIKDLEDRLARYQRVRELSLHLRERFGKQFVFQASERTLAQPVFSVEPSVTKPSLLEALRRTLASIPVKEHITKTVVQKIISLEEMIEQLVGRVQKSISMSFKEFSGHGKEEKKMVIVSFLAMLELVKQGIIQAEQHNPFEDITMESRALGTPSY; from the coding sequence ATGAACGCCTTTCTGGTGAAGCAGGATTCCTTTGAGGGACCGCTTGAAATGCTCCTCGACCTCATCGAGAAGCGGAAGCTCCACGTGAGTGATGTCTCCCTCGCTCAGGTAGCAGACGACTACGTAGCCTATGTGCGTAAGCTCGAGCACTTTCCCATAGAACACACTGCGCATTTCATCCTGACTGCCGCAACGCTTCTCCTCATCAAATCGAAGGCCCTCTTGCCATCCCTCTCGCTCACCACCGAAGAAGAAGCTGACATCAAAGACTTGGAAGACCGTCTGGCGCGCTACCAGAGGGTCCGAGAACTCTCGCTTCACCTACGCGAACGCTTCGGTAAACAGTTCGTCTTCCAAGCTTCCGAGCGGACCCTGGCGCAACCGGTCTTCTCGGTAGAACCCTCCGTCACCAAGCCATCGCTCCTCGAAGCTCTCCGTCGCACGCTGGCCTCCATCCCGGTTAAGGAACACATCACTAAAACGGTGGTCCAGAAGATCATTAGCCTCGAGGAGATGATCGAGCAGCTCGTCGGCCGCGTACAGAAGAGCATCTCCATGAGCTTCAAGGAATTCTCCGGCCACGGAAAGGAGGAGAAGAAGATGGTCATCGTGAGTTTTCTTGCTATGCTGGAACTCGTCAAACAAGGCATCATCCAAGCAGAACAGCACAATCCCTTCGAAGACATCACTATGGAATCCCGCGCGCTCGGCACTCCTTCCTACTAA
- the aspS gene encoding aspartate--tRNA ligase, which yields MQRTHIKDLGQKVGESVSISGWVDARRDHGKLIFLDIRDASGKIQSVALPNHEEAHALASTLRSEWVITAEGIVNKRPAKMVNTEVVNGDIELEITSIVVLNESATPPFELSGDTREVSEEVRLKYRYLDLRSSRLQNNVRMRDKIVSFFRDYLHKNDFVEIETPILMKGTPEGSREYVVPSRLENGKFYVLPQSPQQFKQLAMVAGFERYFQIARCFRDEDTRGDRQPEFTQLDLEMSFVTQEDMLSLIEPMFVELVEKLYPNKKIAQKPFPRISYAESMAKYGNDKPDMRVNKDDPDELAFCWVIDFPMFEKGEDGSVGAVHHPFTAPKPGDEHLLDSDPLKARANAYDIVLNGYEVGGGSIRIHKRDLQNKIFEILGLSQETILNRFGHMLDAFGYGAPPHGGIAPGIDRIVMLLQNEPNIREVIAFPKTGEGKDLMMGAPAEIDPKNLAELGISLKK from the coding sequence ATGCAGAGAACTCATATAAAAGACCTCGGGCAGAAAGTGGGGGAGAGCGTATCCATCTCCGGCTGGGTAGATGCCCGCCGCGACCATGGCAAGCTCATTTTCTTAGACATCCGTGACGCCTCCGGCAAGATACAGTCAGTCGCATTACCTAACCACGAAGAGGCGCATGCGCTCGCTAGTACGCTCCGTTCTGAATGGGTCATCACCGCTGAGGGTATCGTGAACAAGCGTCCTGCCAAGATGGTGAATACGGAAGTGGTGAATGGCGATATTGAACTCGAGATCACCTCCATCGTTGTTTTGAACGAATCTGCTACACCTCCTTTCGAGCTCTCTGGAGACACGCGCGAAGTGAGCGAGGAAGTACGCCTCAAGTACCGCTACCTCGATCTCCGTTCTTCTCGCTTACAAAACAATGTGCGTATGCGGGACAAGATCGTCTCCTTCTTCCGCGACTATCTGCATAAAAACGACTTCGTGGAGATAGAGACGCCGATCCTTATGAAGGGCACTCCGGAAGGCTCTCGGGAATATGTGGTTCCGAGTCGGCTTGAAAACGGGAAATTCTACGTTCTTCCTCAGTCTCCGCAGCAGTTCAAACAGCTCGCCATGGTGGCTGGCTTCGAGCGGTATTTCCAGATCGCCCGCTGCTTCCGTGATGAAGACACTCGCGGCGACCGTCAGCCTGAATTCACCCAATTGGACTTGGAGATGTCCTTCGTCACTCAAGAAGATATGCTTTCTCTGATAGAGCCCATGTTCGTCGAGCTCGTTGAGAAACTCTACCCGAACAAAAAGATCGCCCAGAAACCCTTCCCGCGAATCTCATACGCAGAATCAATGGCAAAATATGGGAACGATAAGCCGGACATGCGCGTGAACAAGGACGACCCCGACGAGCTGGCATTCTGCTGGGTTATCGATTTCCCCATGTTTGAGAAGGGTGAGGACGGGAGCGTCGGTGCGGTTCATCACCCCTTCACTGCGCCAAAACCCGGAGACGAGCATCTTCTCGATTCCGATCCTCTCAAAGCCCGAGCAAATGCATACGATATCGTCTTGAACGGTTACGAAGTCGGTGGTGGTTCAATCCGTATCCATAAGCGTGACCTGCAAAACAAGATATTCGAAATCCTCGGCCTCTCACAAGAAACCATCCTGAACCGTTTCGGCCACATGCTCGATGCCTTCGGATACGGTGCTCCGCCGCACGGTGGCATCGCTCCCGGCATAGACCGCATCGTTATGCTCCTTCAGAACGAACCCAACATCCGCGAAGTCATCGCGTTCCCCAAGACCGGAGAAGGGAAGGACCTCATGATGGGCGCACCAGCAGAAATCGATCCAAAGAACCTCGCCGAACTCGGTATTTCTCTCAAGAAGTAA
- the trpS gene encoding tryptophan--tRNA ligase yields MNKKRLFTGLQPSGNLHIGNYFGALKPFKDMYEEYDSMLCVVDYHALTTARNPQELRQNILNVTRDYLAVGVDPEKAVIFRQSDVPEHTELAWTFECLVTVPFLMQAHSYKDKVAKGLEANAGLFNYPMLMAADILLYDTDVVPVGADQRQHVEYAREAAAKFNTAYGQTFKEPQEMIKEEVGTVPGTDGKKMSKSYGNTIPLFGSKEEITKAVMSIVTDSSGERPENVYLMHKLFRPESELESLYEANKGSYKVLKEALIEDIDAFIAPMRARRDSITDEEVKRVLAEGAEKARRMAQAKMAEVKERIGVKI; encoded by the coding sequence ATGAACAAAAAGCGTCTTTTTACCGGCCTCCAGCCTTCCGGCAACCTCCATATCGGCAACTACTTTGGCGCCTTGAAGCCCTTCAAGGACATGTACGAGGAGTATGACAGCATGCTCTGTGTGGTGGACTATCACGCCCTCACTACCGCTCGGAACCCTCAAGAACTCCGACAGAATATCCTTAACGTCACCCGCGACTATCTCGCCGTGGGCGTAGACCCCGAGAAGGCCGTCATCTTCCGCCAATCAGACGTGCCGGAGCATACCGAACTCGCCTGGACGTTCGAGTGTCTCGTCACCGTGCCCTTCCTCATGCAAGCGCACTCTTACAAAGACAAAGTAGCCAAGGGACTCGAGGCGAACGCCGGACTCTTCAACTACCCCATGCTCATGGCGGCAGACATTCTCCTCTACGACACCGACGTGGTGCCGGTAGGCGCTGATCAGCGTCAACACGTGGAGTATGCGCGCGAAGCGGCAGCGAAATTCAATACCGCGTACGGACAGACATTCAAAGAGCCGCAGGAGATGATTAAAGAAGAGGTGGGTACTGTTCCTGGCACAGATGGCAAGAAGATGAGCAAGAGCTATGGCAATACCATTCCGCTCTTCGGCTCAAAAGAAGAGATCACTAAGGCAGTGATGAGTATAGTGACCGATTCTTCGGGTGAGCGTCCCGAGAATGTGTACCTCATGCACAAGCTCTTCCGCCCAGAGAGCGAACTTGAATCTCTCTACGAAGCCAACAAAGGTAGCTACAAGGTACTCAAGGAAGCCCTCATCGAAGATATCGATGCCTTCATCGCTCCGATGCGAGCACGTCGCGATAGCATCACTGACGAAGAAGTGAAAAGAGTACTCGCAGAAGGAGCAGAGAAAGCAAGAAGGATGGCCCAGGCGAAAATGGCGGAAGTTAAGGAGAGGATCGGCGTAAAAATATAA